In one Massilia endophytica genomic region, the following are encoded:
- the mrtJ gene encoding JDVT-CTERM system glutamic-type intramembrane protease MrtJ yields MNATIWPALCGPALSHPHPADLLRLLLLAPLLEEWIVRAGLQAWLLQRPAFAASYAAAPALSAAAFSVLHLGAGWQAAALVFGPGLALGLVYQRWRDWRLCAVLHALFNAAAVSVCTSPFFLST; encoded by the coding sequence TTGAACGCGACGATCTGGCCAGCCCTGTGCGGCCCGGCGCTGTCGCATCCGCACCCGGCCGACCTGCTGCGCCTGCTCCTGCTGGCGCCGCTGCTGGAGGAGTGGATCGTGCGCGCCGGCCTGCAGGCATGGCTGCTGCAGCGCCCCGCCTTCGCCGCCAGCTACGCGGCCGCCCCGGCGCTGTCGGCCGCGGCCTTCAGCGTCCTGCACCTGGGCGCGGGCTGGCAGGCGGCCGCACTGGTGTTCGGGCCGGGACTGGCGCTGGGGCTGGTGTACCAGCGCTGGCGCGACTGGCGCCTGTGCGCCGTGCTGCATGCGCTGTTCAATGCCGCGGCCGTCAGTGTTTGCACGAGCCCTTTTTTTTTATCGACCTAA